From a region of the Vidua macroura isolate BioBank_ID:100142 chromosome 3, ASM2450914v1, whole genome shotgun sequence genome:
- the C3H1orf131 gene encoding uncharacterized protein C1orf131 homolog: protein MGPREPRCRLEAVLGALYDLGEEPGGARRAAENGEARAVPPSAQEEEERREPQSAAGGRRGARSFFGELRAELSAAGTAPPPPAAPPAVEVVVFRRRKRKERHGPSAAPVGGAQTQIVNEEKNAVRQEFNFEKARLEVHKFGITGYKKQEQRVWEQERAIMLGAKPPKKVHVNYRTYQEKLKEKKAVKDADKETEHKGDSIKKKKKEQKERKAKRKKSVRSIWPAGQVGKFRNGTLILQSHDIKKIK from the exons ATGGGACCGCGGGAGCCGCGCTGCCGGCTGGAGGCGGTGCTCGGCGCCCTCTACGACCTGG GTGAGGAGCCCGGCGGTGCTCGGCGCGCTGCAGAGAACGGCGAAGCGAGAGCAGTGCCGCCGTCGgcgcaggaggaagaggagagacGGGAGCCGCAgtcggcggcgggcgggcggcgcggggcccgCAGCTTCTTCGGGGAGTTGCGGGCCGAGCTGAGCGCCGCCGGCActgccccgccgccccccgcggccccgcccgccgtGGAGGTCGTGGTGTTccgcaggaggaagaggaaggagcgGCACGGCCCCTCGGCAGCGCCGGTCGGCGGAGCACAG aCCCAAATAGtgaatgaagagaaaaatgcagtcAGACAAGAATTTAACTTTGAAAAG GCTCGCCTGGAAGTGCACAAGTTTGGAATCACTGGCTACAAGAAGCAGGAGCAACGTGTTTGGGAACAGGAGCGTGCTATCATGCTAGGAGCCAAG CCCCCTAAAAAGGTACATGTGAACTACAGGACTTACCAAGAgaagctgaaagagaaaaaagcagtgaaagatGCTGATAAAGAAACG GAACATAAAGGTGATTCTattaagaagaagaagaaagaacagaaggAGAG GAAGGCCAAAAGGAAGAAATCAGTGCGTAGCATTTGGCCTGCAGGACAAGTTGGAAAATTCAGAAATGGGACCTTGATTCTGCAAAGCCATgacataaagaaaattaaataa